Proteins co-encoded in one Syntrophorhabdus sp. genomic window:
- a CDS encoding flavocytochrome c: MKDGDAEQKGMSRRSLLKGAAAVGALASVAGAALNLAAPGTAEAATKKLPQKWDETWDVVVIGSGFAGLAAAAEAAGNGAKTVILEKMPIYGGNSIINGGGYAAWDDKMHLRQKKNLGEDSIKQHIQDTLKGGDFFNMPDLVEVMAKEAPDALNWMIDEGGAQVGDVLVIGGGHTAYRAHFSAHNSGKDYTEALKKIAEKRGAKMALNSQVTWIWRKDADPKSPVLGVEVKRGSKVVNVRAKKALVLASGGFSWDVQMRMEHWPKLVKEFNCTNQKGATGEIIRYSKAVGADTLHMNFIQLFPFPEPEAGTLDRPAVYGFSGPGAGVIYVSKAGKRFVNELDRRDVCAFAQIALGPNMKPAYTIFNDAIPPKFGGKPAEVEAGIKKGRFIKGDTIADLAKKIGAPADVLEKTIKDHNKYIADGKDPEFNKPMKKTMVPMDKGPYYALPMWPAVHHTMGGLRINANSQVIDVFGAPIPHLYAAGEVAGGVHGSNRLGCNATTECVVFGRIAGKNGAKEKG, encoded by the coding sequence ATGAAAGACGGAGATGCAGAACAGAAAGGCATGAGCAGACGGTCACTGCTCAAGGGCGCGGCGGCCGTTGGGGCGCTGGCGTCAGTGGCGGGGGCAGCGTTGAATCTTGCGGCTCCCGGCACCGCAGAGGCTGCCACGAAAAAGCTGCCCCAGAAATGGGATGAGACATGGGATGTTGTCGTCATCGGTTCAGGGTTTGCGGGCCTTGCGGCTGCGGCGGAAGCGGCCGGCAACGGCGCGAAGACAGTCATCCTCGAGAAGATGCCCATCTACGGCGGAAACTCGATCATCAACGGCGGCGGCTACGCCGCGTGGGATGACAAGATGCATCTTCGTCAGAAAAAGAATCTCGGCGAAGACAGTATCAAGCAGCACATTCAGGATACCCTGAAGGGCGGGGATTTCTTCAACATGCCGGACCTCGTTGAGGTCATGGCGAAAGAGGCCCCCGATGCCCTGAACTGGATGATCGATGAGGGAGGCGCCCAGGTCGGGGACGTCCTCGTCATCGGCGGCGGGCACACCGCGTACCGCGCGCACTTCTCGGCCCACAACTCCGGCAAGGACTATACCGAAGCCCTCAAGAAGATAGCCGAGAAACGCGGAGCCAAGATGGCGCTCAATTCCCAGGTCACCTGGATCTGGCGCAAGGACGCCGATCCCAAGAGCCCCGTCCTTGGAGTCGAGGTAAAAAGAGGCAGCAAGGTCGTGAATGTACGGGCCAAGAAAGCTCTCGTCCTCGCTTCGGGAGGTTTCAGCTGGGATGTGCAGATGCGCATGGAACACTGGCCGAAACTCGTGAAGGAGTTCAACTGCACGAACCAGAAAGGCGCCACGGGCGAGATCATACGCTATTCCAAGGCCGTGGGAGCGGACACCCTGCACATGAACTTCATCCAGCTCTTCCCCTTCCCCGAACCGGAGGCCGGTACCCTCGACAGGCCCGCGGTGTACGGCTTCAGCGGACCGGGCGCCGGGGTCATCTACGTCAGCAAGGCCGGGAAGCGGTTCGTCAACGAACTGGACCGCCGGGACGTATGCGCCTTCGCCCAGATCGCCCTCGGGCCGAACATGAAACCCGCGTATACCATCTTCAATGACGCCATACCGCCCAAATTCGGCGGCAAACCGGCAGAGGTGGAAGCAGGCATCAAGAAAGGCCGTTTCATAAAGGGCGACACCATCGCCGACCTGGCGAAGAAGATCGGCGCCCCCGCGGATGTCCTTGAAAAGACCATAAAGGACCACAACAAATACATAGCGGACGGAAAGGACCCCGAGTTCAACAAACCCATGAAAAAGACGATGGTCCCCATGGACAAGGGTCCCTACTATGCCCTCCCGATGTGGCCCGCCGTGCACCACACCATGGGCGGCCTCAGGATAAACGCCAACTCCCAGGTCATCGACGTCTTCGGCGCGCCGATACCCCATCTCTACGCAGCCGGTGAGGTGGCCGGAGGAGTCCACGGCTCGAACCGTCTGGGCTGCAACGCCACGACTGAATGCGTCGTCTTCGGCCGCATCGCAGGCAAGAACGGA